The window ATTGAGCACATCGCCCTGCGCCTTCCGCAACGCTTCGGAGTTGCCCAGGCTGAACCGGATGGTGCCGGCCTGATCGGTATTGGACGCGCCCTGGAAATCCTTCGTCAGCGATCCCAGTTCAGCCGAGACCAGTTCGAGTTGGTCCGGATAACTGATCGTGAAGTCCACGCCAGTGATACCCGTCGTGTCGCTCACCTCGATCGGCACGTCCACGGTGTCGCCCGGCGCCGCTTCCTCCGAAGCGACCGCCACCGTCACGCCCTCGTCCGCCTTGATCTGCATCTCCAGCGGCAACGTCTCCCAGGCTGAATCCTTGCCGGGGGACGGATAATACAACGGCATGCCGACGCCCTGCCGCAGCATCATGACCGCGTCGGCGCTGTCCACGAGGCCGTCGCCGTTCATGTCGCCGGTTTCCCGTTGCCATTCCTCGAAGGCGTCGCGCTTGACGACCAGCCGCAGCGCGCGGATGGCGTCGCCCGCGTCAACGTATGTGTCTTGGTTCAGGTCGCCGAGGACGTGGCCTGACGCCAAGCAGAGCAGTTTCGCCTCCGGCGTCGTGACGGTCATCGCCGTGCCGGTCGTGTCGTACAGGCGGACGGTCGGCAGCGTGAGGTCGCCGCAAATGGGCCCGGCCACGTCCGTCCGCATCGTCAGCATCACGTTGAACAGCGTGCCTTCGCCCCGGAACGACTCCGCCGTTCCGATGTAGCCAATGGTGACTTGTCCCTTGTCCATGTCCGTGTTGACGGAGAACGGCACGCTGCGCGAGATGTAGGACCGCTCGACCCGGGCGCTTTCCACGAGCGTCGGATCGAAGTTCAGGCGGATGTTCAGCCCGCTCGGCTGAATGCCCCATGCGTTCGATACGTTGATCGGCACGCGGACTTCCATCGTGTCCGGTACGTCTGGATACGCCGCCTGGTTCGGAATCCATACATCGAGCAATCCCACTCGCACGGACACGGCGCCGGACGGATCGCTTTCGTTCCCGTCCAGGTCAACCGCCGTCACCGTGTACGAATACTCCTGCCCGGGCGTGAGCGCGCTCGTGTCGTCCGCATAACGGGGATCGGTCACCAGGCCATCGGTGTTGACCCTCACGCCGTCGCGGTACACGTTGTATCCGGCAAGGTCCGGCTCCGTGTTGGCGTCCCAGCGCAGTTGCACGAACTGGCCGCCCACCGCCGCCGTCAGACCCGTCGGCGGCAACGGCACGATACGCGCCATCCGGATGTTCAACGTCATCGGCGCAGTGAATCCGCTGCGCTCCTGCGTTTCGTACTGATCCTTCGTGAAGCGGATCTTGAGCGCTCCCTGGCCGCTGGCGATGGTGAACGAGAACCGTCCCTGGCCGTCGGTCGTCGTCTGGCCGAGCGGGGCGTTCGTGGCGAGAACAGACAACGCAACCTCCACGCCCGGCAGCACGGCGCCCGAATCCGCGTCGCGCACGACCCCGCCGACCGTCACGTTGACGCTGGCCGGACGCACCACGATGAAGTCGTATTTTGTTTCCGTGTCCGATCCGCCGTCCGTCGTCACGGTCAGGGACACGGTATACGTGCCCGCGCTCTGGTAGGTGTGGCTCGGGCTTTGCAGCGAGCCCGTGCCGCCGTCGCCGAACACCCACGCCCACGATCGTGGCGTCAATCCCTTGTAGTCCGAATAATCCGTGAATTGCACCGCCAACGGTTCGTCGCCCAAGCGCGGCGTCGCGCCGAAATCGGCGTTCGGCGGCATGTTGGGCACGTTGACCGTCAGCGAGGCCGCGTTCGACGTCGCGCTGCCCGCCATGTTCGACACCACACAGGCATACGAACCCGAATCCGACGGCTGCGCGGAGGCGATGCGGTACGTGGGCGTCGTCGCGCCCGAAATGCTTGCCGCGCCCTTCCGCCACTGGAAACTCAACGGCCAACTGCCCGACGCCTCGACGCTGAAACTCGCGCCCGCGCCCTGGTTGACTGTCACGGATTGCGGATGAGACGTAATCACCGGCGGATCGTTTACGGTCAGTGTTGCCTCATTTGAGGTTGCGTTGCCCGCCGTATTGCTCACCACGCAAGAATACGATCCTTCGTCCGATTGCTGCGCGGCCGGAATGGCAAACGTCGCATCCGTCGCACCGGAAATGTTCGTCCCGCCCTTCTTCCATTGATAACTCAGGGGGGCCGTGCCCGTCGCCGTAACACTGAACGACGCCGGTTCGCCCGGATTGACGGTCAGCGACTGCGGATGAGACGTAATCTGTGGCGGATCGTTCACGGTCAGTGTTGCCGCATTCGATGTCACGCTGCCCAAGGCATTGCTTACCACGCAAGAGTACGATCCTTCGTCCGATTGCTGCGCGGCCGGAATGGCAAACGTCGCATCCGTCGCACCGGAAATGTTCGTCCCGCCCTTCTTCCATTGATAACTCAGGGGGGCCGTGCCCGTCGCCGTAACACTGAACGACGCCGGTTCGCCCGGATTGACGGTCAGCGACTGCGGATGGGCGGTAATGGAAGGTGATTCGCCCAAGGTCGTGACACACGCTTCTTCCGATGCATCCGAATAACCCGAGACATTATATGCCTTCACTATGCAACAATAGAATGTGCCTGGCAATAAGCCGGAGATATCGTAAGAAACAGTTTCCCCAATTCCCGTCGAAACGGCTATAGTCCCGACAGATTCAAAATCGCCTTCTGTTCCGATCCTTCTGAAGACTTTGAATCCGAGTTCATCGAACTCTCGATCTATCCAATGCAACGTAACCTGAGTCGTGCCCACATTGGAAAACGAGAGATTATCCGGAGGATTTGGAATACCCGTGACTCGTAGTGCTGCCGGATCCGATATCGCGCTGCCCAATGCATTGCTTACCGAACAATCGTATAATCCCTCGTCGTACCCTTGCACGGAGGGAATAGTAAATGAGGCGGTTGTAGCGCCGACAATGGCAACCCCGCTTTTCCTCCATTGATAACTCAGGGGTGGCGTGCCCGCCGCCGTCACGCTGAATGAAGCCGGCGCGCCGGGGCTTACGTTTTGCGATTGAGGTTGCGCTGTGATTTGAGGTGGTGTATTTACGGCCAATGTCGCAGCGTCGGAGATCGCGCCGGTCGGATTGGCGACGTTCTTGACCACGCACCGGTACGTGCCCTCATCCGAGGTCTGTGTGGACGCGATGCTAAACGTCGCGTTCGTCGCGCCCGAAATGTCCGCCGTCCCCTTCCGCCACTGGTAACTCAGCGGGGGCGTGCCCGTCACCGTCACGCCGAAACTCGCGGTGGCGCCCACATTGACCGTGAGGGACTGCGGTTGCGCTGTAAACACCGGCGGGTCCGTCACCGTCAATGTTGCTGGAGCCGACGTGACGCTCCCCGCGACATTGCTCACCGTGCAGGTATACACGTCCTCGTCCGACTGCTGGGCCGAACTGCGCGTGTACGAACTGCCCGTCCCCGTCGCGATATTGACCCCGCCCTTTTTCCACTGGTAACTCAACGGGGCCGTACCATTGGCGGTTATCGAAAAGACCGCGTTCTGCCCCGGGTTCACCGTAACCGACTGCGGTTGCGCCGTAATCACCGGCGGATCGTTCACGGTCAGCGTCGCCGGATCGGATGACACGCTGCCCGCGACATTGTTCACCACGCACCGATAATTGCCTTCATCGGACTCCTGCGCGGATGCAATGGTATAGATCGCGTCCGTCGCATCGGCGATGTCCACCCCGCCCTTTCGCCATTGGTAACTCAACGGCGGCATGCCCGTGGCCGTTAGGGTGAACGTGACGCTTTGTCCGGGATTGACCGTACGGGACACGGGCTGCTCTTCGATCGAAGGAGGCGCCGTGTTTAGATCGAATTCATTTGTCAGCGCAACGCCCGCCGGTTTGGTGATCAAGGCGAAGACGTTCGTCGGCGCCTCCCCGATGTCTGCGTAGGCCACCCCGCATGCGAGACAGGCCGACAGCATGAGTACTCCAAACCGTCTCATCTTCATTCCTCCGTGTCAATATCTTATCCGCTATCTTTGGGTTCTTTTCAACCGCCGAAATAGCAAAGAATGCAAAGCGTAGGACAGACTGTCCAGTCTGTCCATCCCAAAACCATGCCATGCCCGCAGATGGACGGGCTGGACAGCCTGTCCATCGATCTACTTCGCCGCATATTCGTACTGACGCTCCTGCAAGCAATCGAGACGCACCGCCAGCCGCACCAGCGCCCGCAGTACATGCAATTCCTCGTTCACGCGGTCGAGCAATGCCCGCTTGTCGCGCCGCAGGCTGGCGCGTTGCACCAGCGCCAGCAACTCCAGCAGGCTCGCATCAATGCGGTCGCCCAGCGATTTCCGCCCGTTCTTCGGAAAACGATTCGTACGCGACAGGAACCACTGCGCGAAATCGAACAACGTCACCGAAACATGAGGTTCACATATGCCAGACTGTTTCATTTCCGTGCACCCATTCCGGCCTCCAAAAATCCGCTAGGGGCTTCGCCCCTAGAACCCCATAAAGGCAAAAAAATAAAGTGTAAAGGAAAAACCGACTAGCGGGGCGAACCGGACACGCAGAGGCGAACCCCGTTGCCGTAGTTCCTGTGGCCGGGATAGTTCCAGATGCGATACGCGGACCGGCAGTACCTGACGCCGTTGATCCAATTGCCGCCGCGCAGCACCCGGCCCATCCCTGTACTAGGACCCTGTGGATCTGATACTGCGCCCGCCGCGTAACTCCCGTACCAGTCCTGGCACCATTCCCAGACGTTCCCGCTCATGTCGTAAAGTCCCCAGGCGTTCGGCGTCTTCTGGCCCACCGGATGCGTCGTATCGCCACTGTTGTCATAATACCATGCATAGGTTCCAATCTGGCTGTAACTTGGATCATCGCCCCAGTAAAACCGAGTGGTGGTTCCCGCCCGGCAGGCGTATTCCCATTCGGCTTCCGTAGGCAGCCGGAACGTCAGGCCCGGATTGGCCTGGTTCAATTTGTCGAGAAATCCGTTCGGTTGCGTGATGTCGTCCCACGAAATAGACTCGACGGGCCGGCTCATGTCGCCGGTGAAGTAGGACGGGTTCGATCCCATGACCGCCTGCCATTGCGCCTGCGTGACCTCATATTTACCCATCCAGAAGCCTTGCGTCAACGTGACCTGATGCTGCGGGTCTTCGTCGGAATTGCTGTCCTGTTCGCCGGCATACCGGCCCATCATAAAGGTCCCCGCCGGGATCCAGACGAATTGGATCCCCGCGAACGTGGCCTCCTCGCCCGGCGTGGGCTCTTCCGCGTCGGTCGCGGTGACCTTGGCCCGGGCATTGGGCCAATGGACGCCCGGTTTGCCGGCCAAGGCGTTCCAGACGATGTGCTTGCCAGTCCCGTTCGTTACGGCCGGACCCACGTCACCGGACAAATCGCCGAGTCTCGGTGTGAACGCCCACGTCGCCCCGGCATCGTTGGACAACACGACCGACACGGTCATCGGTTCGATGCCGCCCGACACGTCGTAATAGATGTCCACCATGCCCGAACCGTCGTCGCGCTGGGCCGCCGTCGCGTTCGCGACGACCGGCGCGCCCCACCCCGCCAAAGGCAAAAAGGCCAAAACCCACAATCCCGCATACGCTAGAACCCAAAACCGACGTTTTCCCTGGGAGCGCATCTTCAATCCCTCCTCGGTAAACTCCCCGATACTCTGGTCTCTCCTGCCGTAGCCGCCCGTCTCGCCGACGCGGGCACTATGCCAAAATAATGGTAGCAGGATCCCTTACATTTTGCAAAAACGGGAGGAATCGCAGTTGGTGCTCAACCGTCTCGATCTCCCGCCGTCGGCGTTCAAAAAAACGCCCTGCGTCGGCAAAGTCTTCGAGTAGCGCGGACGAGGATGCCGGGGGTCCTTCAAGCAGCAGCGCATGTTCATGAGAGCCGGGCCTCTTGCCGCAGCCGCCTTGGTGGAAATGGGGCGCAAAACCATTACCAACCGGCTGGTCACTTCAGTTTAGCCGTTCCAGGATTGTTCGGTCGCGTATCGTTTGTTCTCGAAAGAACGGTTCGACACCGCCCCTCGTTCCAGCACATCGTCCAAAGCATCCACGTCGAACGGTGGGCCCCACCCTGGGCATCCACCATTTCTCCGACTTCGCGACCCGTCATACTCAGGCCGCGAACGTCCAGAAATACAAACCCAACGTCGCCAACGCCGTGCTCTACGCCCGTAACTGGCCGGTAGAACAACAACCCTCTACCGAAAGCCACTCTTGAGTCCTACCTTCAAAACAGCCAAACTTCAGAGACAGACTGAACAATCTATCCTACCTTCCGCGCCCGAAAGGTTCCCCATGCGCGTTCAGGGCGGGCGAAGATAAGCAACAACACGGTACACTCAAGGGTGACTGTCTTTTCAATGAATTATATCACAGCCCGACATCCTCTCGGCGGCTTGCGCGGTCCGGCGCGCGCAACGATAATGTCCGCCGAGGCAAGTTGTGTCATGTATTTCCTTTTGCAGATCGGATTGTTCGCGGCAGGCGATGTCCCCGCGCCGGTTTTGGCGTATCTGCACGCCCGTCAGCGCGTGGCGTTTGTCGTCGAGTCCGCGGGCCTGTTCTGGATCGGGGCGGAACTGCTGATTTTGTTCATGGTCGTCGCCGGCCGTCGGCATATTTCCACGGAACCGCTGCCGGAGCGGTTCGTGCTGCAAATCAATGAAAAACGGCGCGCAATCATCGCGGCGGTCGTGTTCACGTTGACGGCGGCCGCCGTGTTGGCGCGCCATTTCGCGCCGTGGACCGTGGACGCGGACGCTGCGGCGGAGGTCTTGTCGGACCGGATGCATGCCCACATGCTCGTTTGGGCCTCGTTCGTTACGGTCTGGGTGCTGCTGGAAACGCTGATTGTGTACCACGGCTGGCGGGGATATTGCCGTCTGCGGGATTTGTTGCCGGATGGCGGTGCGCGCCCGACGATGTCCTTTGCCGCGTTTCTCCTCATTCCATGCGCGGCGGCGTTGTTTACGTGGCCGTCGTCGGCCGCGCCGCCCGACGCGGTTTGGCGGGCGATTCGCGACGTAAACGCGTCGGATCAAGTGTACTGGAACGCGCTGTATCTCTATCTTCGATTGGCGGGCATCTTGTGGATTGCCGTTGAATGGTGGGCGGCGGTCATTCTGATCAAAGGCTACCGCATGCTGGCGCGGGCGGTGTCCTTGCGGGGCGCGGCGTCATGATTCAGTGGATGGGCCATGCCTTTACCGCCTCGGATTATGTGTTCTGGACGCGCATCCAGTGCAGCGCATGGACGCTGGCCGACCTGATTTTGATCTTTTACCTGATTCGGACGGCCAACCTTGCCCGGCGCGTGTTGAGCCTGCGTCCGCACCGCGTGTCCTACGGCATTCTGCTGGCGACCGTTCCGCCCGCCGCGGCGATTCCCTTCATGACTACCGGCGCTGGGATTTTTCTGATCGAACTGGCGGTGACGTTGCCCCATTTCCTGTTGATTGGCTACGTGCTGCTGGCCGATGCCCCGTATTGCGCCGCTGCGCTCGCGGCGCAGATAAAACGATGAAAGTTGGTTTGGGGCGTTTTGTGGGATTATACTTCGCATCTTTGTGGAAGGCGGAACATCAAACAGGAGGTTAGATCCCGAATATGGAACAGACGCTTGTCCTTATCAAGCCCGATGCGCTCAAGAATTCGCTGACGGGTTATGTGCTGTCGCAGTTGTCGGAATTTCACACGGGATTGCGGTTTGCCGCCGCGAAAATCGTCAATGTGACGCCCATGCTGGCGGCGGAGCATTATGCCGAGCACCGGGACAAGGCGTTCTATCCCGCGCTGGAGGATTACATACGCGGCCGCGTGCATTACAACGACGCGCCGCACCGGCGCCGCGTGATTGCGTTTGTCTACCAAGGACCGGGCGCCATTCAAAAGATTCGCGACATCGCCGGCCCCACCAACCCTCATGTGGCGCGGGAAACCCGGCCGGGGTGCATTCGCGCGCTGGGCACGATCGTGCCGATCAAGGATGCGAACGGCGCCGTCATCGGCGAGCGCATGGACAACCTGATCCATGCCTCGGCCACACCACCGGAAGCGGAACGCGAGATCAAACTCTGGTTCAAGCCCACGGACATACCGCCTCTCATGCGGCTGTTTCCGACGGAAGTCTGCGGCGAGCATTATTATTACAAAAACAACCGCCTGTACACGACCTACGAACCGGGCAGTCTCCTGTTGACGGCGCCCGGGGAAATCGTCTGGAAATCCGATCTGGAGGTGGTCTGCGCGATCCAGCGTGGACAGGCCGGCGCCTATTCGCTCAATGCCGTCGCCGCGAAGTACATGATCAACGAACTTCCGGACGAACAATAACGTCCGGGGCACGATGGCATTTTGACTTGTCCGCACGGGGCCGCGTAAAATCCGGCTTTCCGAACAGGCCTTGGGCCGGATAACCATGGAGTTTCCCCCGTGGAAAAAATCGTCAGTCTCTGCAAGCGTCGAGGGTTTATCTTCCAATCGAGCGGCATCTACGGCGGCATCAACGGCTGCTGGGATTTCGGGCCGCTGGGCGTCGAACTCAAGCGCAACCTCAAGAACGACTGGTGGTACGTGTTTGTGTCGCAGCGCGACGACATGGTCGGGCTGGATGCGAGCATCATCATGCACCCGAACGTGTGGGTGGCGAGCGGGCACGTCGAGCAGTTCCACGACATGCTCGTGGACTGCAAGGAATGCAAGCACCGCTTTCGGGAGGATCATCTGGAAGGCGACCGGTGCCCGGATTGCGGCGGCGAACTGACCGAGCCGAAAGCGTTCAATAGCATGCTCAAGACAAGCCTCGGCGTCAGCGACGATACCGCCGTCCACACCTATCTACGCCCGGAAACCTGCCAGTCCATTTTCGTGGACTTCAAGGACATCTACTCGTCCTCGCGGGTGAAGATTCCCTTCGGCATTGCGCAAATCGGGAAGAGTTTCCGAAACGAGGTGAACCCGCGCAACTTCATCTTCCGCAGCCGCGAATTCGAGCAAATGGAAATCGAATTTTTTTGCCGGCAGGAGGAGGAGGACCATTGGTTCGAACATTGGCAGGCCTGCATCTGGCAATGGTACCTCGACATCGGCCTGAAGGAATCGAAATTACGCTGGTTTGAGCATCCGAAGGAATCGCTTGCGCATTACTCCAAGCGCACGGTGGACATCGAGTACGATTTCCCGTTTGGC of the Candidatus Hydrogenedentota bacterium genome contains:
- a CDS encoding immunoglobulin domain-containing protein, with the translated sequence MRRFGVLMLSACLACGVAYADIGEAPTNVFALITKPAGVALTNEFDLNTAPPSIEEQPVSRTVNPGQSVTFTLTATGMPPLSYQWRKGGVDIADATDAIYTIASAQESDEGNYRCVVNNVAGSVSSDPATLTVNDPPVITAQPQSVTVNPGQNAVFSITANGTAPLSYQWKKGGVNIATGTGSSYTRSSAQQSDEDVYTCTVSNVAGSVTSAPATLTVTDPPVFTAQPQSLTVNVGATASFGVTVTGTPPLSYQWRKGTADISGATNATFSIASTQTSDEGTYRCVVKNVANPTGAISDAATLAVNTPPQITAQPQSQNVSPGAPASFSVTAAGTPPLSYQWRKSGVAIVGATTASFTIPSVQGYDEGLYDCSVSNALGSAISDPAALRVTGIPNPPDNLSFSNVGTTQVTLHWIDREFDELGFKVFRRIGTEGDFESVGTIAVSTGIGETVSYDISGLLPGTFYCCIVKAYNVSGYSDASEEACVTTLGESPSITAHPQSLTVNPGEPASFSVTATGTAPLSYQWKKGGTNISGATDATFAIPAAQQSDEGSYSCVVSNALGSVTSNAATLTVNDPPQITSHPQSLTVNPGEPASFSVTATGTAPLSYQWKKGGTNISGATDATFAIPAAQQSDEGSYSCVVSNTAGNATSNEATLTVNDPPVITSHPQSVTVNQGAGASFSVEASGSWPLSFQWRKGAASISGATTPTYRIASAQPSDSGSYACVVSNMAGSATSNAASLTVNVPNMPPNADFGATPRLGDEPLAVQFTDYSDYKGLTPRSWAWVFGDGGTGSLQSPSHTYQSAGTYTVSLTVTTDGGSDTETKYDFIVVRPASVNVTVGGVVRDADSGAVLPGVEVALSVLATNAPLGQTTTDGQGRFSFTIASGQGALKIRFTKDQYETQERSGFTAPMTLNIRMARIVPLPPTGLTAAVGGQFVQLRWDANTEPDLAGYNVYRDGVRVNTDGLVTDPRYADDTSALTPGQEYSYTVTAVDLDGNESDPSGAVSVRVGLLDVWIPNQAAYPDVPDTMEVRVPINVSNAWGIQPSGLNIRLNFDPTLVESARVERSYISRSVPFSVNTDMDKGQVTIGYIGTAESFRGEGTLFNVMLTMRTDVAGPICGDLTLPTVRLYDTTGTAMTVTTPEAKLLCLASGHVLGDLNQDTYVDAGDAIRALRLVVKRDAFEEWQRETGDMNGDGLVDSADAVMMLRQGVGMPLYYPSPGKDSAWETLPLEMQIKADEGVTVAVASEEAAPGDTVDVPIEVSDTTGITGVDFTISYPDQLELVSAELGSLTKDFQGASNTDQAGTIRFSLGNSEALRKAQGDVLNLKFRVSDSASEGAVLAVRLNDAQLNGQYGQRFDWYTTVSRQDGAVTVKGLVNGSLSGLVTDAVTSQPIAGATVEVLGKSLQTTTNSSGIYLFATLAAGTYTLRASASGYQDAQENSVLVNAGAVAVRNFALTPVGEGEGEGEGEGEGEGEGEEHGCFGGTRSGLNSGEPPRMTPGDLFLLSSLMGIFGWHGMSRRRSSFRRSDRPSASSA
- a CDS encoding four helix bundle protein, which encodes MKQSGICEPHVSVTLFDFAQWFLSRTNRFPKNGRKSLGDRIDASLLELLALVQRASLRRDKRALLDRVNEELHVLRALVRLAVRLDCLQERQYEYAAK
- a CDS encoding formylglycine-generating enzyme family protein — protein: MRSQGKRRFWVLAYAGLWVLAFLPLAGWGAPVVANATAAQRDDGSGMVDIYYDVSGGIEPMTVSVVLSNDAGATWAFTPRLGDLSGDVGPAVTNGTGKHIVWNALAGKPGVHWPNARAKVTATDAEEPTPGEEATFAGIQFVWIPAGTFMMGRYAGEQDSNSDEDPQHQVTLTQGFWMGKYEVTQAQWQAVMGSNPSYFTGDMSRPVESISWDDITQPNGFLDKLNQANPGLTFRLPTEAEWEYACRAGTTTRFYWGDDPSYSQIGTYAWYYDNSGDTTHPVGQKTPNAWGLYDMSGNVWEWCQDWYGSYAAGAVSDPQGPSTGMGRVLRGGNWINGVRYCRSAYRIWNYPGHRNYGNGVRLCVSGSPR
- a CDS encoding nucleoside-diphosphate kinase, producing MEQTLVLIKPDALKNSLTGYVLSQLSEFHTGLRFAAAKIVNVTPMLAAEHYAEHRDKAFYPALEDYIRGRVHYNDAPHRRRVIAFVYQGPGAIQKIRDIAGPTNPHVARETRPGCIRALGTIVPIKDANGAVIGERMDNLIHASATPPEAEREIKLWFKPTDIPPLMRLFPTEVCGEHYYYKNNRLYTTYEPGSLLLTAPGEIVWKSDLEVVCAIQRGQAGAYSLNAVAAKYMINELPDEQ
- a CDS encoding glycine--tRNA ligase, which gives rise to MEKIVSLCKRRGFIFQSSGIYGGINGCWDFGPLGVELKRNLKNDWWYVFVSQRDDMVGLDASIIMHPNVWVASGHVEQFHDMLVDCKECKHRFREDHLEGDRCPDCGGELTEPKAFNSMLKTSLGVSDDTAVHTYLRPETCQSIFVDFKDIYSSSRVKIPFGIAQIGKSFRNEVNPRNFIFRSREFEQMEIEFFCRQEEEDHWFEHWQACIWQWYLDIGLKESKLRWFEHPKESLAHYSKRTVDIEYDFPFGWGELQGLANRGTYDLTQHSTHSGKDLSYFDPESKERFVPTVIEPSAGADRTCLAVLCDAYDEDEADGEKRVVMRLHPRLAPIKAGVFPLVKKDGLADIAIDLERRLRKRFATFYDQGGAIGRRYRRMDEIGTPFCITIDYDTKENGTVTIRERDSMQQKRIPMDEVGAFVEKRCSSERD